AGGAAGAacattgtttatattaaacgTACCCCCTTATGTTACAGTAGAGgttttgaaaagtattttcagTAAACTTTGCGGGATTGTTTCTAATCTGttttttacaaatgtaaaaGGATTCAAAGAGGCATACGTAGTGTTTGAAAAAGAGTCATCTTTAGAGAAAGCGCTAGAACTCTcagcaaattatataattacaataaatagcGAGAATAGTCAATGCTTAAATGGATTGGCAAGTAAGTTATGCTATGATGAACTTGTCTTAATCTAACGTATGCTGTTAccgtaattctttcttaaattgttttcatttattcgagCATATAGAATGGTGTAGAGAATATAACGATTCGATatatgatgaaaaaaaaatgaagaaagaagTTGAGGATTATATGTATGCGTAcgacaataaaattgttaacaaaataGCAAATGCAAAATCTATGGAAGAAGATGACGAAGATAACG
This is a stretch of genomic DNA from Hylaeus volcanicus isolate JK05 unplaced genomic scaffold, UHH_iyHylVolc1.0_haploid 11560, whole genome shotgun sequence. It encodes these proteins:
- the LOC128882407 gene encoding ribosomal RNA-processing protein 7 homolog A, with translation MKNEKQNHRCFKTLWIRFDHGNTDKHQLFFKEHSIRNQKLEHPRGRTLFILNVPPYVTVEVLKSIFSKLCGIVSNLFFTNVKGFKEAYVVFEKESSLEKALELSANYIITINSENSQCLNGLAKWCREYNDSIYDEKKMKKEVEDYMYAYDNKIVNKIANAKSMEEDDEDNDGWVTVSGRKKRGQFALSRKESTIDKIQRKEEQKNKKKQLFNFYTFQIRESKKQNLAELRKKFELDKKRLQDLKSKRTFKPF